A genomic stretch from Gemmatimonadaceae bacterium includes:
- a CDS encoding glycosyltransferase family 1 protein: protein MIPARPAIDASSLRLALFTDTYPPQVNGVSRTLERLVAAVEARGGVAQVFTVEDPDAGVSPQVCRYRSVPFWAYKQLRLSWPSTRRARRDVAAFAPTLIHAATEFGVGLAGRRVAKALDVPFVSSYHTSFTAYARFYKLGALAHPGWSYLRWFHNGGQRTYCPTQAIVNEVRVEGFRNTMVWSRGVDVARFSPRFRSATLRTTIGADDATLVVAYVGRLAAEKGLEVGLHAMRLVEAARPGRAQFMAVGDGPFTADVHRLAPTGSWLPGKLQGDALSEAYASADVFLFPSITDTFGNVLLEAMASGLPVVGADVGPTREQLHPDRGWLVPPQDPQAFANAIVALIDDRARLAAARSAALAFAASKTWDLVWDLLIDDYLTIHRVR, encoded by the coding sequence GTGATTCCTGCACGCCCGGCCATCGACGCGTCGAGCCTGCGTCTGGCGCTCTTTACGGACACCTATCCTCCTCAGGTGAATGGCGTGTCGCGTACGCTCGAGCGACTGGTGGCGGCGGTGGAAGCGCGTGGTGGTGTGGCACAGGTGTTCACCGTGGAGGATCCTGACGCTGGTGTATCGCCGCAGGTGTGCCGCTATCGGAGTGTGCCATTCTGGGCCTACAAGCAACTGCGCCTGTCCTGGCCATCGACGCGTCGCGCGCGTCGCGATGTCGCCGCGTTCGCACCCACATTGATTCACGCCGCAACCGAATTCGGTGTGGGATTGGCCGGGCGTCGCGTGGCGAAGGCGCTTGATGTGCCGTTCGTGTCGTCATACCACACCAGCTTCACGGCGTACGCCCGATTCTACAAGCTGGGGGCGCTGGCGCACCCCGGCTGGTCGTACCTGCGCTGGTTCCACAATGGCGGTCAACGCACGTACTGTCCGACACAGGCCATCGTAAACGAAGTGCGGGTCGAAGGGTTCCGAAATACCATGGTGTGGTCACGCGGGGTTGATGTCGCAAGATTTTCGCCGCGTTTTCGCTCCGCGACGTTGCGCACCACCATTGGAGCGGATGACGCCACGCTGGTGGTGGCGTATGTGGGGCGCCTGGCGGCGGAGAAGGGCCTGGAAGTCGGACTTCACGCCATGCGATTGGTGGAGGCCGCCCGCCCGGGGCGCGCGCAGTTCATGGCGGTTGGCGATGGACCATTCACGGCCGACGTGCATCGGCTGGCGCCGACGGGAAGTTGGCTGCCGGGCAAGTTGCAAGGTGATGCGCTTAGCGAAGCCTATGCGTCCGCGGATGTGTTTCTCTTCCCGTCCATCACGGATACGTTTGGCAACGTCCTGCTGGAAGCGATGGCATCCGGACTCCCGGTGGTCGGCGCGGATGTCGGGCCGACTCGGGAGCAACTGCATCCCGATCGCGGCTGGCTGGTTCCGCCGCAAGATCCCCAGGCGTTTGCGAACGCCATTGTGGCGCTGATCGATGATCGGGCGCGATTGGCCGCCGCGCGCTCGGCAGCGCTGGCTTTTGCGGCCAGCAAGACATGGGACCTCGTCTGGGACCTTTTGATCGACGACTACCTGACAATTCACCGCGTGCGGTGA
- a CDS encoding DUF2334 domain-containing protein → MVARTARLLVSIHDVTPALDDSVRALWQLCRAHGVTPALLVVPDWHGAWPIERHPLFMDWVRARSRDGAEIILHGERHDEAGLPRAWGDALRAVGRTAREGEFLTLDREAARVRIRRGLARLADQQLVPVGFIPPAWLAREATHDVVRETGLPFSEDAGSIRLHRTGTRLRAPALRWSGRTTLRAWGSRVMAEVRWGTWQQEPVLRLALHPADLLHPVTAASVRRELARWVHARILVRYGDL, encoded by the coding sequence GTGGTCGCGCGCACGGCACGCCTGCTGGTGTCCATCCATGACGTCACGCCGGCTCTCGACGACTCGGTGCGGGCGCTGTGGCAACTCTGTCGCGCGCACGGCGTCACCCCGGCACTCCTCGTCGTTCCGGACTGGCATGGCGCGTGGCCCATCGAACGACACCCGCTGTTCATGGACTGGGTGCGTGCGCGATCGCGCGATGGGGCGGAGATCATCCTGCACGGGGAACGACACGATGAAGCGGGACTGCCACGCGCGTGGGGTGACGCACTGCGCGCCGTCGGGCGCACGGCGCGGGAAGGCGAGTTTCTGACCCTCGACCGCGAGGCGGCGCGCGTCCGCATCCGTCGAGGGTTGGCGCGACTGGCTGATCAACAGCTGGTACCGGTCGGATTCATCCCACCGGCGTGGTTGGCCCGTGAGGCGACTCATGACGTGGTGCGCGAAACGGGTCTCCCCTTCAGCGAGGACGCGGGTTCGATTCGACTGCATCGCACGGGCACGCGGCTTCGCGCGCCGGCACTGCGCTGGAGTGGGCGGACGACGCTGCGCGCCTGGGGATCGAGAGTGATGGCCGAGGTTCGGTGGGGTACGTGGCAGCAGGAGCCAGTGCTGCGACTCGCGCTGCATCCGGCCGACCTGTTGCATCCCGTCACGGCCGCGTCGGTTCGGCGCGAACTGGCGCGATGGGTGCATGCGCGAATCCTCGTTCGATACGGCGACCTGTGA
- a CDS encoding glycosyltransferase translates to MAETRAFIDRLTRPESELPVIHIGRDPLPPRLRPSSSLGVLDITEWFGDTSGGIRTYLLQKAQYVAARPGLRQVLAVPGARDAITEQDGVRLYRLQGPPIPRQKPYRFMLATKSVAKIVRHERPDIIEIGSPFIVPWIVRHATRTLDVPLVCFYHTNLPRMFAPNARYHSAARRAVFRASWTYMRRLDRMFPLTIVTSDFSAKDLAQEGITRVAKVPLGVDLERFSPTRRVHADATRRRFGLPGGPLAGFVGRFAREKELEMVLDAWMEVERRTGARLVLVGAGPLEAALRAHRYGSRVHFVPFQSDRSTLADVLAAFDLYLAPGRIETFGLSSLEALASGTPVLSADEGGVSEQVRSSGAGRTFVSGEAASLAEEAVSMFGDDLSALGRRGRVYAEREHAWDSVFDRLFEVYRTVLRGRPSPKVPMAVER, encoded by the coding sequence ATGGCCGAGACACGCGCATTCATCGACCGGTTGACGCGCCCGGAATCCGAGCTGCCGGTGATCCACATCGGGCGCGATCCGCTGCCGCCGCGCCTGCGCCCATCGTCGTCGCTGGGAGTGCTCGATATCACCGAATGGTTTGGTGATACCAGCGGTGGCATTCGCACCTACCTGCTGCAGAAGGCGCAGTATGTCGCGGCGCGTCCGGGGCTCCGCCAGGTGCTGGCCGTGCCGGGCGCGCGCGACGCCATTACCGAGCAGGATGGCGTGCGTCTTTATCGACTGCAGGGCCCACCCATTCCGCGGCAGAAGCCGTATCGCTTCATGCTTGCCACCAAAAGCGTGGCGAAAATCGTCCGGCATGAGCGGCCGGATATCATCGAGATCGGCAGTCCGTTCATTGTGCCATGGATCGTGCGCCATGCCACGCGTACCCTCGATGTGCCGCTGGTGTGTTTCTATCACACCAACCTGCCGCGCATGTTCGCGCCGAATGCGCGCTACCATAGCGCCGCGCGGCGGGCCGTCTTTCGGGCGTCCTGGACGTATATGCGTCGCCTCGACCGGATGTTTCCCCTGACGATTGTGACATCGGATTTTTCGGCGAAGGATCTCGCGCAGGAAGGCATCACGCGCGTCGCCAAAGTCCCGTTGGGCGTGGATCTGGAACGGTTTTCCCCAACACGTCGGGTCCATGCCGACGCCACGCGCCGGCGTTTCGGGTTGCCCGGCGGTCCGTTGGCGGGATTCGTGGGCCGATTTGCGCGCGAGAAGGAGCTCGAGATGGTGCTTGATGCCTGGATGGAGGTGGAACGTCGCACGGGAGCGCGCCTGGTGTTGGTGGGTGCGGGACCGCTTGAGGCCGCGTTGCGCGCGCATCGCTACGGATCACGTGTGCACTTCGTGCCATTCCAATCCGATCGCTCCACCTTGGCGGATGTGCTGGCGGCGTTTGACCTGTATCTCGCGCCGGGACGCATAGAGACCTTTGGCCTGTCGTCGCTTGAAGCACTGGCCAGCGGAACACCCGTCTTGTCGGCGGATGAAGGTGGCGTTTCCGAGCAGGTGCGGAGCAGCGGAGCCGGACGCACGTTTGTGTCGGGTGAGGCGGCGTCACTGGCCGAGGAGGCCGTGAGCATGTTCGGCGATGACCTGTCGGCCCTGGGCCGTCGTGGACGCGTGTACGCCGAACGCGAACACGCCTGGGATTCCGTGTTTGATCGGTTGTTCGAGGTGTATCGGACGGTGTTGCGCGGCCGACCCTCCCCGAAGGTGCCGATGGCCGTCGAGCGGTGA
- a CDS encoding OmpA family protein: MRAIGFAVSAVLVASTLGACATKGFVRRGLEDQRVALTSEQSARVAADSTLRTDVNGVKTDVNGVKADLAALRTDLAGLKNEFGARISAVEGQVKFAMPVHFGFDDAAVRAMDQAALERFAQVAAKHYPGATITIEGFADPAGSAQYNLRLSRERADAVRDYLVTKGLDGTLLKTVGYGKTRLVKAGATGDAPGAELNRRVTFVVDAPAEATVAVLSMR; the protein is encoded by the coding sequence ATGAGAGCCATTGGATTCGCGGTGTCAGCAGTGCTGGTGGCCAGCACGCTTGGCGCGTGCGCCACGAAAGGATTTGTGCGTCGCGGCCTGGAAGATCAACGGGTCGCCCTGACATCGGAGCAAAGCGCCCGCGTTGCCGCGGACAGCACACTCCGCACGGACGTCAACGGCGTCAAGACCGATGTCAACGGCGTGAAAGCCGACCTCGCGGCGCTCCGCACCGACCTCGCGGGTCTCAAGAACGAGTTCGGCGCGCGCATTTCGGCCGTGGAAGGACAGGTGAAGTTTGCGATGCCGGTGCACTTCGGCTTTGATGATGCGGCCGTTCGAGCGATGGATCAGGCGGCGCTGGAGCGTTTCGCCCAGGTGGCGGCCAAGCACTATCCCGGGGCCACGATCACGATTGAAGGCTTCGCCGATCCTGCCGGAAGCGCGCAGTACAATTTGCGCTTGTCGCGCGAACGGGCCGATGCGGTGCGTGACTATCTCGTGACGAAGGGTCTCGACGGCACGCTGCTGAAGACGGTCGGCTATGGCAAGACGCGGCTGGTGAAGGCCGGCGCCACGGGCGATGCGCCCGGCGCTGAACTCAACCGTCGGGTGACGTTTGTCGTGGACGCCCCCGCCGAAGCGACCGTGGCGGTGCTGTCGATGCGTTGA
- a CDS encoding SDR family oxidoreductase, producing MTALSTSVFRPGLLDGQVALVTGGGTGIGFGISRLLSALGAHVVIASRKPEHLEKALAEITAAGGSASTVRLDVRDPERVKATVDAIVAEHGRIDVLVNNAAGNFYAPSATLSPNAWRSVLEIDLFGTFYCSQAVFPHMAKQGGGRIVSTSMTLHYRGWPLMAHATAAKAGVDALTRTLAVEWAPQRIRINAIAPGPIPTEGVRKAFTPPSDSGVPDVFAATERHMAEYAAKGIPLGRWGSPDDIANMVAFLASPAGDWITGAIFVVDGGEWLAKAST from the coding sequence ATGACGGCGCTGTCCACTTCAGTCTTTCGCCCCGGCCTGCTCGATGGACAGGTCGCACTCGTCACTGGCGGAGGGACGGGCATCGGCTTCGGCATTTCTCGACTGCTGTCGGCTCTGGGGGCGCACGTCGTGATCGCCAGTCGGAAGCCGGAGCATCTCGAGAAGGCATTGGCCGAGATTACAGCGGCCGGCGGTTCCGCATCCACCGTGCGACTCGATGTGCGCGATCCGGAGCGGGTGAAAGCCACCGTCGATGCGATCGTCGCCGAACACGGGCGCATTGATGTGCTGGTCAACAATGCGGCGGGCAATTTCTATGCGCCCAGCGCCACGTTGTCACCGAATGCCTGGCGCAGCGTGCTCGAAATTGATTTATTCGGCACGTTCTACTGTTCGCAGGCGGTGTTTCCGCACATGGCGAAGCAGGGCGGTGGCCGCATCGTGAGCACCAGCATGACGCTGCACTATCGCGGCTGGCCACTGATGGCCCATGCGACGGCGGCCAAGGCCGGTGTGGACGCGCTCACCCGCACGTTGGCCGTGGAATGGGCGCCGCAACGCATTCGCATCAACGCCATCGCCCCGGGCCCTATTCCGACGGAAGGCGTTCGCAAGGCATTCACGCCACCGAGTGACAGCGGCGTGCCTGACGTGTTCGCGGCCACCGAACGTCATATGGCCGAATACGCCGCGAAGGGTATTCCCCTTGGTCGCTGGGGCAGTCCCGATGACATCGCCAACATGGTGGCGTTTCTCGCGTCTCCGGCGGGTGATTGGATTACCGGCGCCATCTTCGTGGTTGATGGCGGTGAGTGGCTGGCCAAGGCCTCCACATGA